The Psychroflexus sp. ALD_RP9 region ACATAGAGACTAATGACTTACCTGAAGATTTTTACGAAACTTATCTTGAGAAAATAAACGCTGTTTCAGTTGAAGATGTTAAACGTGTTGCTCAAAAATACCTTAAACTTGATAAAATAAGAGTTGTTATCGCTGGTAAAGGTGTAGACGTTGCCGAAAATTTAGAAAAAATTAAATTTAACGACAAAAAACTTCCGGTTCTATATTTTGATAAGAAAGCGAATAAAATAGATAAGCCAGAATTCAAAAAACCATTACCAGAAGGTGTAACAGTTGCCACAATTTATGAAGATTACATCAATGCAATTGGTGGCAGAGAGAAAGCTGAAGATGTCAACTCAATCTACATGAAAGGTAGTGCTAGCATGCAAGGTATGACGCTTGCTTTAGAGCAAAAAATGACCAAAGAAGGAAAGCAAAGCGTTGCTATTTTAATGAATGGAAATCCATTAAGCCTTCAAGTTTTTAATGGTGAATCAGGTTATATTGTTCAACAGGGACAACGTATTGAAATGACAGATGAACAAATAGAAAGCTTTAAATCTACAGGTGGTGCTATTCCTGAACTAAGTGTTTCAGAAGATGCTGAACTTACAGGTATTGAAAATGTAAATGGCAAAGATGCTTATGCTATTAAAATATCTGATAACATGACTGAGTATTACAGTACTGAAACTGGCTTAAAACTTCAAACTAAAACCGTTGTAGAGCAAATGGGTAGAAGTATGGAAACTCTTGTAATGTACGACGATTATAAAGAGGTAAACGGCGTTATGATGCCACACGTCTTAACTCAGAGTTTTGGTCCTAGAAAACTTGATTTTAATATGAGTGAAGTTAAAATTAACGAAGGCGTTTCAGATAAAGACTTTGAATAATAAAGAATAGTAAAATTCAATTAAAGAAGCCGTTTCATTAGGAACGGCTTTTTTTATGTTTTTTTCAATTTTCTTTTCCGATTAGATAAGTAAACACCAAGCAATATTATGCCACCAGCACCAAGTTGGTATAAATTAAAAGATTCACCATCTAAAATGCCCCAAAATAAAGCCACAACAGGAATTAAATATGTTACTGATGTAGAAAATACAGGGTTAGATAACTGTATTAATCGATTAAATATAATTTTTGCTAAAGCAGTGCCTAATAAAGCTAAAACTAAGACATAATAAAGTGACTCTTGTACCACAGCATTAGATAAATTTTCTGCATTAAAAAAATTAGTAGCTAATAGAAGCCCAAATGCGAAAGGAATTAAAACGATAAATGAGCCAGTTGCGATACCTAAAGCCGAAATATCTTGTAAATAAGATTTAATAATATTAGCATTAAATGCATACATTAAAGAAGCGATAACTGGTAATAGAGCATACCAATAGTTTTGACCTGGATTTAAAGATGCTCCAGCAAAAATGAGTAAAGCCGAACCTAAAAGGCCTACCAAAACACCCCAAAATTGTTGTTTATTAAACATAGCTCCAAAAAATGTAATCCCAACTATTAAAGCTAATAGCGGTACAGTTGAGTTTAAAATTGAGGCTATAGCACTATCTATTTCAGTTTCGGCATAGGCAAATAATATACTCGGAAAAAGTGTACCAATAAA contains the following coding sequences:
- a CDS encoding DMT family transporter, with translation MPNHYLKWVYLIALSLLWGSSFILIKKGLEGLTPIQLGAVRVLITGLFLSAIGFKKAKQIKQKQWFWIAISGFIGTLFPSILFAYAETEIDSAIASILNSTVPLLALIVGITFFGAMFNKQQFWGVLVGLLGSALLIFAGASLNPGQNYWYALLPVIASLMYAFNANIIKSYLQDISALGIATGSFIVLIPFAFGLLLATNFFNAENLSNAVVQESLYYVLVLALLGTALAKIIFNRLIQLSNPVFSTSVTYLIPVVALFWGILDGESFNLYQLGAGGIILLGVYLSNRKRKLKKT